In the Ictalurus punctatus breed USDA103 chromosome 7, Coco_2.0, whole genome shotgun sequence genome, one interval contains:
- the agfg2 gene encoding arf-GAP domain and FG repeat-containing protein 2 isoform X3, with protein sequence MSNRKHRDNQEICARKVRELAQTGPNKHCFECGQPGVTYTDITVGCFVCTSCSGMLRGLNPPHRVKSISMTTFSQQEVEFLQNHGNEVGKRMWLCTFDPKTDGSFDPRDSQKFKEFLQDKYERKKWHFSKSKGRRDVEPAWSTGVQAPAQTPSGNPLNPAARTSRALSQAQLPSWDRVPAVSPADVRTEVFTARPTRSQSFRDHTIKDSLLSGMERQRPGTIYPGMGPQSRLPSFPALPRPSASSTFKNSFTLVASTAPSSGPPQYSTLFGNRLSSSSTPASSPGVPEVTSASQTFANFPNPFCSTASSSQPALSPSNPFNSTVTGDSSTLVSPSPSAAFPHSASFPAPTSQNAFPHDPANNQETNGFSSFPALESTSKVQRSMSVNPFTGTVYPTRGTSLNPFI encoded by the exons ATGTCGAACCGAAAACACCGGGACAACCAGGAGATttgcgcccgcaaggtccgggAGCTCGCGCAAACCGGGCCCAACAAACACTGCTTCGAGTGCGGTCAGCCTGGTGTAACTTACACCGATATCACGGTGGGCTGCTTCGTTTGCACATCATGTTCCGGAATGCT gagggggctcaacccGCCCCACAGGGTCAAGTCCATTTCCATGACAACCTTTTCCCAACAGGAAGTAGAATTTTTGCAAAACCATGGCAACGAG GTTGGGAAAAGGATGTGGCTCTGTACATTCGACCCAAAGACGGATGGCTCTTTTGACCCACGTGACTCGCAGAAGTTTAAAGAATTTCTTCAGGATAAGTATGAGAGGAAGAAATG GCATTTCTCTAAGAGTAAAGGCAGGAGGGATGTAGAGCCTGCATGGAGTACAGGGGTTCAAGCTCCTGCTCAGACTCCTTCTGGAAACCCACTGAACCCTGCAGCCCGGACTTCACGTGCTCtg tCCCAGGCTCAGTTGCCATCATGGGATAGAGTTCCGGCTGTGTCTCCAGCTGATGTTCGTACAGAGGTTTTCACAGCTCGACCCACTCGATCTCAGAGCTTCAGAGACCACACTATTAAAG ATTCCTTGTTAAGTGGGATGGAGAGGCAGAGACCAGGAACAATTTATCCAGGAATGGGACCGCAGAGTCGCCTTCCCTCTTTCCCTGCCCTTCCACGCCCTTCAG CAAGTAGCACTTTCAAAAACAGCTTCACACTAG TTGCATCCACAGCTCCTTCTAGTGGCCCTCCGCAATACAGCACCTTGTTTGGCAACAGACTCTCTTCTAGTTCCACACCTGCAAG ctCTCCAGGTGTGCCAGAGGTTACATCAGCCTCTCAGACATTTGCAA ATTTCCCAAACCCCTTCTGTTCTACAGCCAGCAGTTCACAGCCTGCTTTATCCCCTAGTAACCCCTTCAACAGCACGGTCACAG GTGACAGCAGTACGCTTGTGTCACCGTCTCCTTCAGCTGCCTTCCCTCACTCAGCCTCCTTTCCTGCTCCCACCTCCCAGAATGCTTTTCCTCATGACCCAGCTAATAATCAGGAGACAAATG GTTTCTCGTCTTTCCCTGCACTGGAGTCTACCTCCAAAGTCCAGCGGTCGATGTCCGTCAACCCGTTTACT GGGACGGTTTACCCCACCAGAGGAACGTCACTGAACCCTTTCATCTGA
- the agfg2 gene encoding arf-GAP domain and FG repeat-containing protein 2 isoform X1, which produces MSNRKHRDNQEICARKVRELAQTGPNKHCFECGQPGVTYTDITVGCFVCTSCSGMLRGLNPPHRVKSISMTTFSQQEVEFLQNHGNEVGKRMWLCTFDPKTDGSFDPRDSQKFKEFLQDKYERKKWHFSKSKGRRDVEPAWSTGVQAPAQTPSGNPLNPAARTSRALSQAQLPSWDRVPAVSPADVRTEVFTARPTRSQSFRDHTIKDSLLSGMERQRPGTIYPGMGPQSRLPSFPALPRPSASSTFKNSFTLGRTVSSGGGAPFRTVPKSLSLDFGGLGSTPSALSHQAPPLVSQDRYAAVSQLDKAFSDTPTTVASTAPSSGPPQYSTLFGNRLSSSSTPASSPGVPEVTSASQTFANFPNPFCSTASSSQPALSPSNPFNSTVTGDSSTLVSPSPSAAFPHSASFPAPTSQNAFPHDPANNQETNGFSSFPALESTSKVQRSMSVNPFTGTVYPTRGTSLNPFI; this is translated from the exons ATGTCGAACCGAAAACACCGGGACAACCAGGAGATttgcgcccgcaaggtccgggAGCTCGCGCAAACCGGGCCCAACAAACACTGCTTCGAGTGCGGTCAGCCTGGTGTAACTTACACCGATATCACGGTGGGCTGCTTCGTTTGCACATCATGTTCCGGAATGCT gagggggctcaacccGCCCCACAGGGTCAAGTCCATTTCCATGACAACCTTTTCCCAACAGGAAGTAGAATTTTTGCAAAACCATGGCAACGAG GTTGGGAAAAGGATGTGGCTCTGTACATTCGACCCAAAGACGGATGGCTCTTTTGACCCACGTGACTCGCAGAAGTTTAAAGAATTTCTTCAGGATAAGTATGAGAGGAAGAAATG GCATTTCTCTAAGAGTAAAGGCAGGAGGGATGTAGAGCCTGCATGGAGTACAGGGGTTCAAGCTCCTGCTCAGACTCCTTCTGGAAACCCACTGAACCCTGCAGCCCGGACTTCACGTGCTCtg tCCCAGGCTCAGTTGCCATCATGGGATAGAGTTCCGGCTGTGTCTCCAGCTGATGTTCGTACAGAGGTTTTCACAGCTCGACCCACTCGATCTCAGAGCTTCAGAGACCACACTATTAAAG ATTCCTTGTTAAGTGGGATGGAGAGGCAGAGACCAGGAACAATTTATCCAGGAATGGGACCGCAGAGTCGCCTTCCCTCTTTCCCTGCCCTTCCACGCCCTTCAG CAAGTAGCACTTTCAAAAACAGCTTCACACTAG GTCGCACGGTATCCTCAGGAGGAGGAGCACCATTTAGGACTGTCCCTAAATCTCTAAGTTTGGACTTTGGAGGTCTCGGTTCTACCCCTAGTGCACTAAGCCATCAGGCTCCACCACTTGTCTCTCAGGACAGGTATGCTGCCGTGTCTCAACTCGACAAGGCCTTTTCTGACACGCCTACCACAG TTGCATCCACAGCTCCTTCTAGTGGCCCTCCGCAATACAGCACCTTGTTTGGCAACAGACTCTCTTCTAGTTCCACACCTGCAAG ctCTCCAGGTGTGCCAGAGGTTACATCAGCCTCTCAGACATTTGCAA ATTTCCCAAACCCCTTCTGTTCTACAGCCAGCAGTTCACAGCCTGCTTTATCCCCTAGTAACCCCTTCAACAGCACGGTCACAG GTGACAGCAGTACGCTTGTGTCACCGTCTCCTTCAGCTGCCTTCCCTCACTCAGCCTCCTTTCCTGCTCCCACCTCCCAGAATGCTTTTCCTCATGACCCAGCTAATAATCAGGAGACAAATG GTTTCTCGTCTTTCCCTGCACTGGAGTCTACCTCCAAAGTCCAGCGGTCGATGTCCGTCAACCCGTTTACT GGGACGGTTTACCCCACCAGAGGAACGTCACTGAACCCTTTCATCTGA
- the agfg2 gene encoding arf-GAP domain and FG repeat-containing protein 2 isoform X2 encodes MSNRKHRDNQEICARKVRELAQTGPNKHCFECGQPGVTYTDITVGCFVCTSCSGMLRGLNPPHRVKSISMTTFSQQEVEFLQNHGNEVGKRMWLCTFDPKTDGSFDPRDSQKFKEFLQDKYERKKWHFSKSKGRRDVEPAWSTGVQAPAQTPSGNPLNPAARTSRALSQAQLPSWDRVPAVSPADVRTEVFTARPTRSQSFRDHTIKDSLLSGMERQRPGTIYPGMGPQSRLPSFPALPRPSGRTVSSGGGAPFRTVPKSLSLDFGGLGSTPSALSHQAPPLVSQDRYAAVSQLDKAFSDTPTTVASTAPSSGPPQYSTLFGNRLSSSSTPASSPGVPEVTSASQTFANFPNPFCSTASSSQPALSPSNPFNSTVTGDSSTLVSPSPSAAFPHSASFPAPTSQNAFPHDPANNQETNGFSSFPALESTSKVQRSMSVNPFTGTVYPTRGTSLNPFI; translated from the exons ATGTCGAACCGAAAACACCGGGACAACCAGGAGATttgcgcccgcaaggtccgggAGCTCGCGCAAACCGGGCCCAACAAACACTGCTTCGAGTGCGGTCAGCCTGGTGTAACTTACACCGATATCACGGTGGGCTGCTTCGTTTGCACATCATGTTCCGGAATGCT gagggggctcaacccGCCCCACAGGGTCAAGTCCATTTCCATGACAACCTTTTCCCAACAGGAAGTAGAATTTTTGCAAAACCATGGCAACGAG GTTGGGAAAAGGATGTGGCTCTGTACATTCGACCCAAAGACGGATGGCTCTTTTGACCCACGTGACTCGCAGAAGTTTAAAGAATTTCTTCAGGATAAGTATGAGAGGAAGAAATG GCATTTCTCTAAGAGTAAAGGCAGGAGGGATGTAGAGCCTGCATGGAGTACAGGGGTTCAAGCTCCTGCTCAGACTCCTTCTGGAAACCCACTGAACCCTGCAGCCCGGACTTCACGTGCTCtg tCCCAGGCTCAGTTGCCATCATGGGATAGAGTTCCGGCTGTGTCTCCAGCTGATGTTCGTACAGAGGTTTTCACAGCTCGACCCACTCGATCTCAGAGCTTCAGAGACCACACTATTAAAG ATTCCTTGTTAAGTGGGATGGAGAGGCAGAGACCAGGAACAATTTATCCAGGAATGGGACCGCAGAGTCGCCTTCCCTCTTTCCCTGCCCTTCCACGCCCTTCAG GTCGCACGGTATCCTCAGGAGGAGGAGCACCATTTAGGACTGTCCCTAAATCTCTAAGTTTGGACTTTGGAGGTCTCGGTTCTACCCCTAGTGCACTAAGCCATCAGGCTCCACCACTTGTCTCTCAGGACAGGTATGCTGCCGTGTCTCAACTCGACAAGGCCTTTTCTGACACGCCTACCACAG TTGCATCCACAGCTCCTTCTAGTGGCCCTCCGCAATACAGCACCTTGTTTGGCAACAGACTCTCTTCTAGTTCCACACCTGCAAG ctCTCCAGGTGTGCCAGAGGTTACATCAGCCTCTCAGACATTTGCAA ATTTCCCAAACCCCTTCTGTTCTACAGCCAGCAGTTCACAGCCTGCTTTATCCCCTAGTAACCCCTTCAACAGCACGGTCACAG GTGACAGCAGTACGCTTGTGTCACCGTCTCCTTCAGCTGCCTTCCCTCACTCAGCCTCCTTTCCTGCTCCCACCTCCCAGAATGCTTTTCCTCATGACCCAGCTAATAATCAGGAGACAAATG GTTTCTCGTCTTTCCCTGCACTGGAGTCTACCTCCAAAGTCCAGCGGTCGATGTCCGTCAACCCGTTTACT GGGACGGTTTACCCCACCAGAGGAACGTCACTGAACCCTTTCATCTGA
- the agfg2 gene encoding arf-GAP domain and FG repeat-containing protein 2 isoform X4 encodes MSNRKHRDNQEICARKVRELAQTGPNKHCFECGQPGVTYTDITVGCFVCTSCSGMLRGLNPPHRVKSISMTTFSQQEVEFLQNHGNEVGKRMWLCTFDPKTDGSFDPRDSQKFKEFLQDKYERKKWHFSKSKGRRDVEPAWSTGVQAPAQTPSGNPLNPAARTSRALSQAQLPSWDRVPAVSPADVRTEVFTARPTRSQSFRDHTIKDSLLSGMERQRPGTIYPGMGPQSRLPSFPALPRPSVASTAPSSGPPQYSTLFGNRLSSSSTPASSPGVPEVTSASQTFANFPNPFCSTASSSQPALSPSNPFNSTVTGDSSTLVSPSPSAAFPHSASFPAPTSQNAFPHDPANNQETNGFSSFPALESTSKVQRSMSVNPFTGTVYPTRGTSLNPFI; translated from the exons ATGTCGAACCGAAAACACCGGGACAACCAGGAGATttgcgcccgcaaggtccgggAGCTCGCGCAAACCGGGCCCAACAAACACTGCTTCGAGTGCGGTCAGCCTGGTGTAACTTACACCGATATCACGGTGGGCTGCTTCGTTTGCACATCATGTTCCGGAATGCT gagggggctcaacccGCCCCACAGGGTCAAGTCCATTTCCATGACAACCTTTTCCCAACAGGAAGTAGAATTTTTGCAAAACCATGGCAACGAG GTTGGGAAAAGGATGTGGCTCTGTACATTCGACCCAAAGACGGATGGCTCTTTTGACCCACGTGACTCGCAGAAGTTTAAAGAATTTCTTCAGGATAAGTATGAGAGGAAGAAATG GCATTTCTCTAAGAGTAAAGGCAGGAGGGATGTAGAGCCTGCATGGAGTACAGGGGTTCAAGCTCCTGCTCAGACTCCTTCTGGAAACCCACTGAACCCTGCAGCCCGGACTTCACGTGCTCtg tCCCAGGCTCAGTTGCCATCATGGGATAGAGTTCCGGCTGTGTCTCCAGCTGATGTTCGTACAGAGGTTTTCACAGCTCGACCCACTCGATCTCAGAGCTTCAGAGACCACACTATTAAAG ATTCCTTGTTAAGTGGGATGGAGAGGCAGAGACCAGGAACAATTTATCCAGGAATGGGACCGCAGAGTCGCCTTCCCTCTTTCCCTGCCCTTCCACGCCCTTCAG TTGCATCCACAGCTCCTTCTAGTGGCCCTCCGCAATACAGCACCTTGTTTGGCAACAGACTCTCTTCTAGTTCCACACCTGCAAG ctCTCCAGGTGTGCCAGAGGTTACATCAGCCTCTCAGACATTTGCAA ATTTCCCAAACCCCTTCTGTTCTACAGCCAGCAGTTCACAGCCTGCTTTATCCCCTAGTAACCCCTTCAACAGCACGGTCACAG GTGACAGCAGTACGCTTGTGTCACCGTCTCCTTCAGCTGCCTTCCCTCACTCAGCCTCCTTTCCTGCTCCCACCTCCCAGAATGCTTTTCCTCATGACCCAGCTAATAATCAGGAGACAAATG GTTTCTCGTCTTTCCCTGCACTGGAGTCTACCTCCAAAGTCCAGCGGTCGATGTCCGTCAACCCGTTTACT GGGACGGTTTACCCCACCAGAGGAACGTCACTGAACCCTTTCATCTGA